In Geopsychrobacter electrodiphilus DSM 16401, a single window of DNA contains:
- a CDS encoding universal stress protein, with translation MKAQKVLVPLDSSAISARTVKGLIAFKKRLSPPLTLLHVLDLSMLAILGFPEKTRDEFELRVRQEAAQFIAAQKDLFSAAGITVETLVKEGHARETICALADSGEYDLLVIGRNPVSGLRDLLFGQVSNFVVHQTKCPVLII, from the coding sequence ATGAAAGCTCAAAAAGTACTGGTTCCCCTTGATAGCTCAGCGATCTCGGCCCGGACAGTTAAAGGTCTGATCGCTTTCAAGAAGCGCCTCAGCCCGCCCTTGACCCTGCTTCATGTTCTGGATCTAAGCATGCTCGCGATTCTCGGATTCCCCGAAAAGACCCGCGATGAATTCGAACTGCGTGTCCGACAGGAAGCGGCGCAATTTATCGCCGCCCAAAAAGACCTGTTCAGCGCTGCGGGGATCACCGTGGAGACCTTGGTCAAAGAAGGTCACGCACGCGAAACCATCTGTGCGCTGGCCGACAGTGGCGAGTACGATCTGCTGGTCATCGGCCGCAATCCTGTCAGCGGATTACGCGACCTGTTGTTTGGTCAGGTCTCCAATTTCGTTGTCCATCAGACAAAATGCCCGGTGTTGATTATCTGA
- a CDS encoding PAS domain S-box protein, whose protein sequence is MEKNEHLPHPSEKQTLEDKNRFERMVNTIPVMLYDSVLDPAGTSRFLYVAPGPCREILELDPGELLNDMGLVWNLIHPEDLERLYQEDLAANLEGKVFNSEVRIITPSGRLKWLRINSKPNPASPGEPVIWSGFLQDITESRKAEEERNRLANLVDVAPAAITIHDPDGNFLYANQKCLDMHGYTREEFLALNLHELDVPETVVLFEERKRQIEQHGSASFEVSHFRKDGSIFSLHVSIRATQWENKPAVESIAVDISEQKRVEDALHESRNLLHSVVENIPIRIFWKDSELNYLGCNTAFAEAAGFSCPEDLLGKDDFQMGWQEQAEMYRADDQLVIESGVPKLGIIEPQTTPAGERITVCTSKVPLFDDDNKVIGLLGIYEDITERLKAEEELKESEYFFKESQRSASIGSYKADLVGGYWESSEVLDSIFGIDESYNRSIQGWMDLVHLDDRERLETYLSEEIIGQKKAFAKEYRIIRHNDGETRWVYGLGALTFNRDGHKLSLLGTIQDITDQKNKEEERKTLENQLQQTQRIEALGRLAGGVAHDFNNMLSIILGHVEIAKRKEAVSPALHQHLDQIHNAAKRSADIVRQLLAFARRQTVTPKILDLNDTIRGMFTMLKRLIGEEVELAWSCENMLWPVKVDPGQIDQILANLCVNARDAIEGFGEINIEVINKHCDGIFCAEHKGLSRGDYVLLSVTDNGSGIEEKNLEKIFEPFFTTKGVGQGTGLGLATVYGIVKQNDGYIDVQSKPGEGTTFLIYFPRFTGENVGSQVEPGASLVERGKETVLLVEDEPAILDIGRQLLELQGYRVLTAETPGEAIRLAEEYTGDIHLLMTDVVMPEMNGRQLAKKILTLYPDIKRLFMSGYTADVIAHHGVLDDGIHFIHKPFSLDDLTTKLREVLDSSGY, encoded by the coding sequence ATGGAGAAAAACGAGCACCTTCCCCACCCGTCAGAGAAACAGACTCTCGAGGATAAGAACAGATTCGAACGAATGGTCAATACCATTCCGGTCATGCTTTACGATTCCGTCCTCGATCCAGCCGGTACCAGCCGTTTTCTCTATGTGGCACCTGGCCCTTGTCGTGAAATTCTTGAATTAGACCCAGGAGAGCTTCTGAATGATATGGGGTTGGTGTGGAATCTGATCCATCCAGAGGATCTTGAGCGCCTTTACCAGGAGGATCTGGCCGCCAACCTTGAGGGAAAAGTATTTAACTCCGAAGTTCGCATCATTACGCCCTCGGGGCGCTTAAAATGGCTTCGGATCAATTCTAAGCCTAACCCGGCGTCACCTGGGGAGCCTGTGATTTGGAGTGGATTCCTTCAGGACATCACAGAGAGTCGGAAGGCCGAAGAGGAAAGAAACCGCCTGGCCAATCTGGTTGATGTTGCTCCTGCGGCCATTACCATCCATGACCCCGATGGGAATTTCCTGTATGCAAACCAGAAATGCCTGGATATGCACGGATATACCCGTGAGGAATTCTTGGCACTCAACCTTCATGAGCTTGATGTTCCTGAGACTGTAGTTTTATTTGAAGAGAGGAAACGTCAAATTGAGCAGCATGGGTCAGCCTCTTTTGAGGTTAGTCATTTCCGGAAGGACGGCTCAATATTTTCTTTACATGTATCGATCAGAGCGACGCAATGGGAAAACAAACCAGCCGTTGAAAGTATCGCTGTAGATATCTCCGAGCAGAAACGGGTAGAGGATGCCCTTCACGAGTCACGAAATTTACTCCACAGTGTTGTGGAGAACATTCCCATCCGCATTTTTTGGAAGGACTCTGAATTAAACTATCTCGGTTGTAATACGGCGTTTGCTGAGGCGGCCGGTTTTTCCTGCCCTGAAGATTTGCTAGGCAAAGATGACTTCCAGATGGGCTGGCAAGAGCAGGCGGAGATGTACCGGGCAGATGACCAGCTGGTTATAGAGTCAGGCGTTCCCAAACTGGGGATCATTGAACCCCAAACGACACCCGCGGGAGAGAGAATCACGGTCTGTACCTCCAAGGTTCCGCTGTTTGATGACGACAATAAGGTTATCGGGTTGCTGGGGATTTATGAAGACATTACCGAACGCCTGAAGGCGGAAGAAGAGTTGAAAGAGAGTGAGTATTTTTTTAAGGAGTCACAACGTTCCGCTTCCATTGGCTCCTATAAGGCAGATTTGGTGGGAGGCTATTGGGAATCCTCTGAGGTTTTGGATTCTATTTTTGGTATTGATGAAAGCTACAACCGAAGTATTCAAGGCTGGATGGACCTGGTTCACCTGGATGATCGAGAGAGGCTAGAGACATATTTGAGCGAAGAGATTATCGGCCAGAAAAAAGCGTTTGCCAAAGAATACCGGATCATTCGTCACAACGATGGCGAAACACGCTGGGTCTATGGATTGGGTGCCCTGACCTTCAATCGCGATGGGCACAAGCTGTCTTTGCTTGGAACAATTCAGGATATTACTGACCAGAAAAATAAAGAAGAGGAGCGCAAGACCCTCGAAAATCAGCTTCAACAAACCCAGAGAATTGAAGCGCTGGGTCGACTCGCCGGCGGGGTGGCCCATGATTTTAATAATATGCTGAGCATCATTCTCGGGCATGTAGAAATCGCGAAAAGAAAAGAGGCAGTATCACCTGCACTACATCAGCACCTGGATCAGATTCACAATGCGGCCAAACGTTCTGCCGATATCGTGCGCCAGCTTCTGGCTTTTGCGCGGAGACAAACAGTTACCCCTAAGATCCTTGACCTGAACGATACGATTCGGGGCATGTTTACCATGCTCAAGCGCCTGATCGGCGAAGAAGTTGAACTGGCCTGGTCATGCGAAAACATGCTGTGGCCGGTTAAGGTGGATCCTGGCCAGATTGACCAAATTCTGGCCAACCTTTGCGTCAACGCGCGGGATGCCATCGAAGGGTTCGGTGAGATCAATATCGAGGTAATAAATAAACATTGTGATGGCATTTTTTGCGCCGAACACAAGGGACTCTCCCGGGGGGATTATGTTCTCCTGTCCGTGACTGATAATGGTAGCGGAATAGAGGAGAAAAACCTCGAAAAGATTTTCGAGCCTTTTTTTACGACCAAAGGAGTAGGTCAAGGAACTGGCCTTGGACTTGCGACGGTTTATGGAATCGTAAAGCAGAATGACGGCTACATCGATGTTCAAAGCAAGCCAGGTGAAGGCACCACATTCCTGATATATTTCCCTCGATTTACGGGGGAAAATGTAGGTTCTCAGGTAGAGCCTGGAGCAAGCCTGGTTGAACGAGGAAAGGAAACGGTTTTGCTGGTGGAGGATGAGCCGGCGATACTTGATATTGGCAGACAACTTCTGGAACTACAGGGGTACCGAGTGTTGACGGCCGAAACACCAGGGGAAGCGATTCGCCTGGCCGAAGAATACACGGGGGATATTCATCTTTTGATGACTGATGTCGTCATGCCAGAAATGAACGGTAGACAACTGGCCAAAAAAATCCTGACCCTTTATCCAGATATCAAGCGTCTTTTTATGTCAGGGTATACAGCTGACGTCATTGCTCATCATGGTGTGCTTGACGACGGAATACATTTCATCCATAAGCCATTTTCTCTTGATGACCTTACGACAAAGTTAAGGGAGGTATTGGATTCGTCTGGGTATTGA
- a CDS encoding GFA family protein — protein MDNTQKYTGSCFCGAVEFSLNGQPELMGYCHCDSCRHWSAGQINAFTLWNPESFKITKGSGNLAGFDKTAATKNEQGPSQRMWCKTCGSHVVIEHPTLNLVDVPAVIIKSFTFAPGLHVHYQETVHPMKDGLPKFKDLPAEAGGSGEVLPE, from the coding sequence ATGGACAACACGCAAAAGTACACAGGTAGCTGTTTTTGTGGCGCAGTTGAGTTCAGTTTGAATGGTCAACCGGAACTCATGGGGTATTGCCATTGCGACTCATGTCGGCATTGGTCCGCAGGGCAGATCAATGCTTTTACCCTGTGGAATCCGGAGAGTTTCAAGATCACCAAGGGCTCAGGAAACCTGGCCGGTTTTGATAAAACCGCGGCGACTAAGAATGAACAGGGTCCAAGTCAACGTATGTGGTGCAAGACCTGTGGCAGCCATGTCGTCATCGAGCACCCAACATTGAATCTCGTTGATGTCCCTGCCGTTATTATTAAGAGCTTCACCTTCGCTCCCGGTTTGCATGTGCACTATCAGGAGACCGTGCATCCCATGAAGGACGGCTTGCCAAAATTCAAGGATCTTCCGGCCGAAGCCGGTGGTTCGGGTGAGGTGTTACCTGAATAG
- a CDS encoding carbon-nitrogen hydrolase family protein, producing MPKLAIVQKASVFLDKEKSIELAVTSVKEAAAQKATVVIFTEAFIPGYPTWVWRLRPGGDWNLSEQLYQRLFDNSVCMESDDLLPLYAAAREHEVTIVCGIEECDSRLSRTTLYNTLIIIGPDGSLLNRHRKLMPTNPERMVWGFGDASGLRVVDTPAGRIGALVCWENYMPLARYALYAQGVEIYIAPTYDSGEGWLGSLQHIAREGRCWVVGSGNLMRGSDFPDDFPDKSRLYPDPEEWVNPGDSVVIAPGGEIVAGPMRKESGILYADIDLGKVAAARRVFDVAGHYSRPDIFTLQVDTRAQTSVEFKNQDR from the coding sequence ATGCCGAAATTAGCGATCGTACAAAAAGCTTCGGTCTTTCTGGATAAGGAAAAATCGATTGAGTTGGCGGTGACTTCGGTGAAAGAGGCCGCCGCACAAAAAGCCACAGTCGTAATCTTCACCGAGGCCTTTATCCCGGGCTATCCGACCTGGGTCTGGCGCCTTAGACCGGGAGGCGACTGGAATCTGTCTGAACAGCTGTACCAGCGCCTGTTCGACAACAGCGTCTGCATGGAATCGGATGACCTGCTCCCGCTCTACGCTGCGGCCCGGGAACATGAGGTCACCATCGTATGTGGTATTGAAGAGTGCGACAGCCGACTCAGCCGCACGACCCTCTACAATACTCTGATCATCATCGGCCCGGACGGGAGCCTGTTGAACAGACATCGCAAATTGATGCCGACCAACCCAGAACGGATGGTCTGGGGCTTCGGAGATGCTTCCGGGCTGAGGGTCGTTGATACCCCGGCAGGTCGCATCGGTGCCCTGGTCTGCTGGGAAAACTATATGCCGCTGGCAAGGTATGCCCTCTATGCACAGGGGGTGGAGATCTATATCGCGCCGACCTACGACAGTGGCGAAGGCTGGCTCGGCAGTCTGCAACACATCGCCCGCGAAGGCCGCTGCTGGGTTGTGGGCTCTGGCAACCTGATGCGGGGCAGTGATTTTCCGGATGATTTCCCCGACAAATCGCGATTGTACCCTGATCCCGAGGAGTGGGTGAACCCAGGTGACTCCGTGGTCATTGCCCCCGGTGGTGAAATTGTCGCCGGCCCGATGCGCAAGGAATCTGGTATTCTGTATGCTGACATCGACTTGGGAAAAGTAGCCGCTGCACGCAGGGTGTTCGACGTGGCTGGACATTACTCACGGCCAGATATTTTCACACTGCAGGTGGATACCCGAGCTCAGACGTCCGTGGAATTCAAAAATCAGGACCGATGA
- a CDS encoding class I SAM-dependent methyltransferase: protein MTENPPKFDAVKYKQTTLQQWDSAAEAWHRWGPLLSRWLGPATETMLDMCGIKNGCRVLDVAAGAGEQTLRVAKRIGPQGQVLATDLSAKILQYAAASAKLAGLKNVQTLSIDGENLADLNAEPFDAVISRVALIYFPDQQKALAGMKQQVKTGCKVAAMVYSTAETNQFFSIPVSIIRRRAKLPPPLPGQPGPFSLGGEGKLVDIFARAGFKNIELKTISAPVRVSSAAECLQFEQESFGALHQMLSGLSDMEQDDAWSEVEEALTAFETNGQFEGPCELLVAVGTK from the coding sequence ATGACTGAAAACCCACCCAAATTTGATGCTGTAAAGTACAAGCAAACGACCCTGCAACAATGGGATTCTGCCGCAGAAGCCTGGCACCGCTGGGGACCCTTATTGTCCAGATGGTTAGGCCCGGCCACCGAAACCATGCTGGATATGTGTGGGATTAAAAATGGCTGCCGAGTGCTGGATGTGGCTGCCGGCGCCGGGGAGCAAACCCTGAGAGTGGCCAAACGGATTGGTCCCCAGGGGCAGGTTCTGGCCACGGACCTCTCCGCGAAGATTCTGCAATATGCCGCCGCATCCGCAAAGTTGGCGGGCCTGAAAAATGTGCAAACCCTGTCCATTGATGGTGAAAACCTGGCGGATCTCAATGCAGAACCATTCGATGCCGTCATTTCTCGTGTGGCTTTAATTTATTTTCCGGATCAGCAAAAGGCCCTGGCGGGGATGAAGCAGCAGGTAAAAACAGGCTGCAAGGTCGCGGCCATGGTTTATTCCACCGCTGAGACAAATCAATTTTTCTCGATTCCGGTTTCCATCATCCGACGTCGAGCCAAACTCCCGCCACCATTACCTGGCCAGCCAGGTCCTTTCAGTCTGGGGGGCGAAGGCAAACTGGTTGATATTTTTGCTCGAGCAGGATTTAAAAACATAGAGCTTAAAACCATAAGCGCCCCAGTGCGTGTCTCATCAGCGGCGGAATGTTTACAGTTTGAGCAGGAATCTTTTGGCGCCCTGCATCAAATGTTATCGGGCCTATCCGATATGGAACAGGATGATGCCTGGAGTGAGGTTGAAGAGGCCTTAACAGCATTTGAGACCAATGGTCAGTTTGAAGGGCCCTGCGAGCTGCTGGTCGCCGTGGGTACAAAATAG
- a CDS encoding LysR family transcriptional regulator, with translation MNWDDMRFFLAVARTGSISGGAKQLEVQHSTVSRRLRALEETLGTRLIERKKTGYELTPAGEHIKQSAIRVEREMLGVDEALLGKDAALAGPLHVSALNNMASSILMPMFARFSEKHPQVEVHINVSNVDASLAQREADVAIRLTNAPIDTLIGKRMLTVASTIYGNRDYLNNIKQQAGEPKWIGVNCCLFHKTWTKQTCSHQSHNFYSNDTLLTLGAIREGLGVSYLPCFMGDSDPLLQRYSEPDPQHDLGLWILLHSDLKRTARVLSFRDHMIRSIQEKRDLFEGKLADEESGRVLEA, from the coding sequence ATGAACTGGGACGATATGCGGTTTTTTCTGGCAGTTGCGCGCACCGGCTCCATCAGTGGGGGGGCCAAACAGTTGGAAGTGCAGCATTCGACGGTTTCCCGGCGCTTGCGGGCGCTGGAGGAAACCCTGGGGACGCGTCTGATTGAGCGTAAAAAGACCGGCTATGAACTGACCCCGGCCGGCGAACATATCAAGCAGTCGGCCATCCGGGTTGAAAGGGAGATGCTCGGTGTCGATGAAGCACTCCTGGGCAAAGATGCCGCTCTCGCCGGCCCCCTGCATGTGAGTGCTCTAAACAACATGGCCTCATCGATACTTATGCCGATGTTCGCCCGTTTTAGTGAAAAACACCCGCAAGTGGAAGTGCACATCAACGTCTCCAATGTGGATGCCAGCCTGGCACAACGCGAGGCGGATGTTGCGATTCGCCTCACCAATGCACCGATAGATACCCTGATCGGAAAACGGATGCTGACGGTTGCCTCCACCATTTACGGCAACCGTGACTATCTGAATAACATCAAACAACAGGCAGGTGAACCCAAGTGGATCGGGGTCAACTGCTGTCTGTTTCACAAAACCTGGACCAAGCAAACGTGCAGTCATCAGTCGCATAACTTTTATAGCAATGACACCTTGCTGACCCTGGGGGCGATCAGAGAGGGTTTGGGGGTTTCCTATTTACCCTGTTTTATGGGAGACAGCGACCCCTTGTTGCAACGTTACTCTGAGCCAGACCCGCAACATGATCTGGGATTATGGATATTGCTGCATTCGGATTTGAAGCGAACTGCCCGCGTCCTGTCATTTCGCGACCATATGATCAGGAGTATTCAGGAAAAACGGGATTTGTTTGAAGGGAAATTAGCGGATGAAGAGTCCGGCCGCGTCCTAGAGGCCTAG